The DNA region gaggggctgggaaccatggggcagaggagggaggggctggggacaggggcggctctaagtactttgccgccccaagcagggcaggcaggctgccttccgcggcttgcctgcgggaggtccccggtcccggcTGGGGAACACAgagtggagggagcaggggctgggggccacggggcagagggggctgttgtgggagctgtggggtggagggagcaggaggaCATGGGGTggcgggagtgggggctggggtgggggccacgaggtggagggggcagaggctgcagGGCGGTGGGAGTGGGGGCCATGGGGCACAGGGAGCGGGGATTGGGGACCCGGGATGgacggggctggggtggaggtggtggGGCCTGGAAGCTGGGGGTttagggagcaggggctggggggaagagggggtgggggctggaagctgggggtggatggagcaggggctgggggccatGGGTTGATCAGTCCTTACCAACGTCTGGGCCTCATAGCTCTGTCGCAGGCCTCCATGATCATGGACCTTCTGCAAGGGGACAGCAGGGGTCAGCCCAGAGGCAGTGCCTGGCCCCCTCGCTACCCCACCCTTGGGGTCCCCTGAGGGCCAGGGGGTTCTCACCCCCTCTCGTCCCATGGAGCCATAGGGCAGGCCCTCAGGCCCGTGTGCTGGGGCCGCCATATAGTGGGGTGCGCTCGCTGTGGGGGGTCTGTACTCACTTGCTGGCCAGACCCCCgccggggggcaggctggggttcACCTCGGACGCCAGGCACCGGAAGGTGGCCACGAGGCTGGCAGCCCCCTGCTTCTGCAGCTCCCCATacagctctgtggggagaggggctggcgcGTAACTGGCTCTGCCCAGGCACTCAAAGCCCCGCTCTGCCCTCCACCGTACCTGGttatcccctccccactgcccctgcccccatcccgtTCTCACTCATCtgcctctgccctctccctgccttccccctgctgcccctgccctcccccattcccctccctgtTGCCCTTGGCCCCCCATGGCCTGAGGGGCAGTAGCTGCCACAGGCAGGCATGGGCGCCTCCCGATCTGGGTCCCATGGTCTAGCTGCCCCATAGCCAAAGGCCTGGTGCTGCCCAGAGCTTGACCTCACCCACCTGCCACCCGACTCTCCAGGTGTGCGTCCAGCTCCCTCTCCTTCTGCAGGGCAGCCTGGGAGGTGCCAGGGGCCCCCCGGAAACACATCACCATGCAGGTCATGTTGTCACGGCTTCCCTGGGCAGGAGAGAATCAACTGGGTAGAGGGGGGGACTGAGGGTGGAGACAGGCGGCTGTAGGGGGCTCTGATGGGTCATTGGAATGGTGGGAGCCCATGGGGGCATTATGCCTGGATACGGCCCAGTGTGGAGCCCACGGGCCCATACAACAGCCAGATAAGGAGAGCAGCCTGATCTGCACCTCCCCAGCCCACCGCAAGAAATCCATCCAACTAGACAGTGTTGGGGGGGGTCCCTCatcccccccctcccgccccaaacCTCTGGCCAGGCAGAGCTAACAGAAccactggctgctggagaggaaaggccccatgtcccattcccttccccctgagccagccagtccctgccctgggggcagATGGGaaccggcgccccctagaggggaaaggtccCATGTCTCATTCTCCGCTCCCTGGGCCAGCCAGTCCCTTCCCTGGGGCCAGAtgagagccagcgccccctagaggagaAAGGTCCCATGTCTCATTCTCCGCTCCctgggccagccagtccctgccctggtgcCGGCTGGGaactggcgccccctagaggggaaaggccctgtgccccactccccggagccagccagtcccttccctggggccagatgagagccagcgccccctagaggggaaaggtccCATGTCTCATTCTCCGCTCCctgggccagccagtccctgccctggtgcTGGCTGGGaaccggcgccccctagaggggaaaggccctgtgccccactccccggagccagccagtccctgccctggtgcCGGATTGAAGCCGGCAGCCGCTAGAGGGGAAAGGTCCCATGCCTCATTCCCtgcctccctgagccagccagtccctgccctgggggcaaAAGGGAACCAGTGCCCCCGAGAGGAGAAAggtcccatgtcccattccctgtcccaccccaccctgctgctggctggaagccAGTGACCGCTAGAGCCCAgtggccctgccccccatccctgcctcacCTTGTAGATCCCAGCGTCCAGGACCTCCTCGCACATGGCCTGCGGGTCCCCGCCGAGCAGCAGGCGGGAGCGGACGAAGGTGCAGAGCCCCTCGGTGTCGAAGGCGTCCCAGAACTCGTCCTCACCAGGGCAGCGCGCCAGCTCGTACACCTCGGGCTCGGGCGACACCAGCTGCTCCGTCTGGCCCCGCCAGGCCACGGCCTTGTAGTCAAAGTCAGCCAGGGCGCGGGAGACGGCCAAGGAGCCGTTGACACGCTGCAGCAGGACGGTGCCGCCGGCGTTCTCGATGCGCTCCCGCTCCCGCGGCCGGCTGGGCTCGAGGTCCTCCGTGTAGAAGGTGAGGCGGCTGG from Gopherus evgoodei ecotype Sinaloan lineage unplaced genomic scaffold, rGopEvg1_v1.p scaffold_34_arrow_ctg1, whole genome shotgun sequence includes:
- the PPM1N gene encoding LOW QUALITY PROTEIN: probable protein phosphatase 1N (The sequence of the model RefSeq protein was modified relative to this genomic sequence to represent the inferred CDS: inserted 1 base in 1 codon) encodes the protein MATFMRLLVSQAEQVVSCLFKAERGEGPGSFLEAPRMEKLLERGAGSGPCYGLDAMQGWRAHMEDAHTAQPQLPGAVATWAFFALYDGHAGNTVAQFCARHLLGEVVVGEAFTGEAKSPGLMKETVRXGFLRIDSRMQALAHAEGWEHAGSTAVAVLISPGHLYFINLGDSRALLCQASRLTFYTEDLEPSRPRERERIENAGGTVLLQRVNGSLAVSRALADFDYKAVAWRGQTEQLVSPEPEVYELARCPGEDEFWDAFDTEGLCTFVRSRLLLGGDPQAMCEEVLDAGIYKGSRDNMTCMVMCFRGAPGTSQAALQKERELDAHLESRVAELYGELQKQGAASLVATFRCLASEVNPSLPPGGGLASKRSMIMEACDRAMRPRRWDPVRAAPPAEQTFGAEVPMG